Proteins encoded in a region of the Saccharothrix ecbatanensis genome:
- a CDS encoding FAD binding domain-containing protein, whose protein sequence is MKAARFDYVRASTAEMAVDALARGAVALAGGQSLIPLLNTRTRRPEVVVDVSRLPLTRVVQDGSTLVLGALTRLRAAETSPVVRRAVPLLAEALTHVGHVSVRNRGTVGGSVAHADPAAELPAVFLALDAVFTAQGPSGTREIDAHDFFLGPHRTALASDELLTGIRVPLPPPTARHGIAELSRRPNDLAITAVFTLVTLTDGVVTEARIAVAGAAPTPIRAHAAEELLRGQALTPDVLTAAADAAAAATDPVDDVHAPATYRRDMTAVLTRRALRQAVAE, encoded by the coding sequence GTGAAGGCGGCGCGTTTCGACTACGTCCGGGCATCCACCGCGGAAATGGCGGTGGACGCGCTCGCGCGGGGCGCCGTCGCGTTGGCGGGCGGCCAGAGCCTCATCCCGCTGCTGAACACGCGGACGCGACGGCCGGAGGTCGTGGTCGACGTGTCCCGGTTGCCGTTGACCCGCGTCGTGCAGGACGGTTCGACGCTCGTGCTCGGGGCACTGACCCGGCTGCGCGCCGCCGAGACGTCCCCGGTCGTGCGCCGGGCCGTGCCGCTGCTGGCCGAGGCCCTGACCCACGTCGGTCATGTGTCCGTGCGCAACCGCGGCACCGTGGGCGGCAGCGTCGCGCACGCCGACCCAGCGGCCGAACTGCCCGCGGTCTTCCTGGCGCTGGACGCGGTCTTCACGGCCCAAGGTCCCAGTGGCACAAGGGAGATCGACGCCCACGACTTCTTCCTCGGCCCCCACCGCACGGCGTTGGCCTCCGACGAACTGCTCACCGGCATCCGCGTCCCACTGCCACCGCCGACCGCCCGGCACGGCATCGCCGAACTGAGCCGCCGCCCCAACGACCTGGCGATCACGGCGGTCTTCACCTTGGTCACGCTCACCGACGGCGTCGTCACCGAGGCCCGCATCGCCGTGGCCGGTGCGGCGCCCACCCCGATCCGTGCTCACGCGGCGGAAGAGCTGCTGCGAGGCCAAGCCCTCACACCGGATGTGTTGACCGCGGCGGCGGACGCGGCGGCGGCGGCGACCGACCCCGTCGACGACGTGCACGCCCCTGCCACGTACCGCCGCGACATGACGGCCGTGCTCACCCGCAGGG